A window from uncultured Desulfobacter sp. encodes these proteins:
- a CDS encoding PTS sugar transporter subunit IIA, whose translation MKISDILKLEAIIADLKANDKSEAIQELSQAVSPVAGAEPEDVAAVLLEREHLGSTGIGGGIAIPHGKLDTVKSIAVGFGRSIKGIEFNSLDKRPVHLFFLLLTPEHSTGGHLKVLAHISKLLKMNQFKERLLSAGSTEQIYQVIVENDEDF comes from the coding sequence ATGAAAATCAGTGACATTCTAAAGCTGGAAGCTATTATCGCAGATCTGAAAGCCAACGACAAATCAGAGGCCATACAAGAATTGTCCCAGGCCGTTTCACCGGTGGCCGGTGCGGAACCCGAAGACGTTGCAGCCGTGCTGCTGGAACGCGAACACTTAGGTTCCACAGGCATCGGCGGCGGCATCGCCATCCCCCACGGCAAACTGGATACGGTAAAATCAATCGCGGTGGGATTTGGCCGCAGCATTAAAGGAATTGAGTTTAATTCCCTGGATAAACGGCCGGTTCATCTTTTTTTTCTGCTTTTAACACCCGAGCATTCCACAGGCGGTCACTTAAAGGTCCTGGCGCATATTTCAAAACTGCTGAAAATGAATCAGTTTAAAGAGCGCCTCCTATCGGCAGGATCAACAGAACAGATTTACCAGGTCATTGTGGAAAATGACGAAGACTTCTGA
- the raiA gene encoding ribosome-associated translation inhibitor RaiA: MQVTITFKKIEASDSLKSYVNKKLKRFDKMLDGPAEANVVLSIEKIRHIAEITLACGPLNIHAKESAESMYAAIDIITDKVKSQITKHKEKEKKHMSGNKTSLTDTREFNIDEPQPRNMGDIVEEPLETKPMDIEDAVIELESGKKSFYVFMNARTEQVNVIYKHNNGKLGLIAPQG, from the coding sequence ATGCAGGTCACCATAACGTTCAAAAAAATAGAAGCGTCCGATTCCCTGAAATCCTATGTCAACAAAAAGCTTAAACGGTTTGACAAAATGCTGGACGGCCCTGCAGAGGCCAATGTGGTCCTGAGCATTGAAAAAATAAGGCATATTGCCGAAATCACTTTAGCCTGCGGTCCGCTGAACATCCACGCCAAAGAATCAGCCGAAAGTATGTATGCCGCCATTGATATCATAACGGACAAAGTGAAAAGCCAGATCACAAAACACAAGGAAAAAGAGAAAAAACACATGTCGGGCAACAAGACAAGCCTGACCGATACCCGGGAGTTCAACATTGATGAACCCCAGCCCCGAAACATGGGTGACATTGTAGAAGAACCCCTTGAAACAAAACCCATGGACATTGAAGATGCGGTGATCGAACTGGAATCGGGCAAAAAATCTTTTTATGTATTTATGAATGCCCGTACGGAACAAGTCAATGTGATCTATAAACACAACAACGGAAAATTGGGACTTATCGCCCCCCAAGGATAG
- the rpoN gene encoding RNA polymerase factor sigma-54 gives MELGLQQSLALTQQLVMTPQLQQAIKLLQLSRLELAEMIQQEMEQNPALEELSTEDTSDKAITAQESETRETETEAPVKEVTIEERVRSDTDWENYINEYNSTGRIHMESENSEAPNYEAFTSEKQTLEAHLKWQLMLSDLPDEKERLGHIIIGNLNRDGYLCADVEEIAQTAEVEVQTVEEVLALLQTFDPPGICARNLCETLLIQVRQLDIENEIITRIITDHLKNLENRNSKKIAKDLKISVEDVRAAVKIIQYLEPKPGRKFATEEPAYITPDIYVYKVGDDFKIVMNDDGLPKLRISRFYREAVATGKKIPKETKTYLNEKMQSASWLIKSIHQRQKTIYLVMESIIKFQREFFEKGIAYLRPLILKDIAEDIEMHESTISRVTTNKYAYTPQGLFELKYFFNSSIERGDGPSMASASVKERIRQLIDNEDPNAPLSDDKIAAILQESDIQIARRTVAKYRKVLNILPSNKRKQL, from the coding sequence ATGGAACTTGGATTACAACAAAGCCTTGCACTAACCCAGCAACTGGTCATGACCCCCCAGCTCCAGCAGGCGATCAAACTGCTCCAGCTGTCCCGGCTTGAACTCGCCGAAATGATCCAGCAGGAAATGGAGCAAAATCCGGCACTTGAAGAACTCTCCACCGAGGACACCTCCGACAAAGCCATCACAGCCCAGGAATCCGAAACCCGGGAAACGGAAACTGAAGCCCCTGTCAAAGAAGTCACCATTGAAGAACGGGTCCGCTCGGATACGGACTGGGAAAATTATATCAATGAATACAACTCCACTGGTCGCATCCACATGGAGTCCGAAAACAGTGAAGCACCCAATTACGAAGCATTCACATCCGAGAAACAAACCCTTGAAGCGCATCTGAAATGGCAGCTGATGCTTTCGGACCTGCCCGACGAAAAGGAACGCCTTGGCCACATTATTATCGGCAACCTGAACCGGGATGGATATTTATGCGCCGATGTGGAGGAAATCGCCCAGACGGCTGAGGTCGAGGTCCAAACCGTAGAAGAGGTGCTGGCGTTGCTCCAGACCTTTGACCCCCCCGGAATCTGTGCCCGAAACCTGTGCGAGACGCTTTTGATCCAGGTCCGTCAACTGGACATTGAAAATGAAATCATCACCCGGATCATTACGGATCATTTAAAAAACCTTGAAAACAGGAACAGTAAGAAAATTGCCAAGGACCTAAAGATCTCCGTTGAGGATGTCCGGGCAGCCGTAAAAATTATCCAGTACCTTGAGCCCAAACCCGGCAGAAAATTTGCCACAGAGGAACCGGCCTACATTACCCCTGACATTTACGTTTACAAAGTTGGGGATGATTTTAAGATTGTTATGAATGATGACGGCCTGCCCAAATTAAGAATCTCAAGATTCTACAGGGAAGCTGTGGCCACCGGCAAAAAGATCCCCAAGGAGACCAAAACCTATCTCAATGAAAAGATGCAGTCCGCCTCCTGGCTGATAAAATCCATCCACCAACGACAGAAAACCATTTACCTGGTCATGGAAAGCATCATCAAGTTTCAAAGGGAATTTTTTGAAAAGGGCATTGCCTATCTTCGGCCCTTGATCCTGAAAGACATCGCAGAAGACATAGAAATGCATGAATCCACCATCAGCCGGGTGACCACCAACAAATATGCGTACACCCCCCAAGGCTTGTTTGAGTTAAAATATTTTTTCAACAGCTCCATCGAGCGGGGAGACGGACCGTCCATGGCCTCGGCCAGTGTCAAGGAGCGTATCAGACAGCTCATTGACAATGAAGATCCAAATGCGCCTTTAAGTGACGATAAAATTGCCGCAATCCTCCAGGAATCCGACATTCAGATTGCCCGGCGAACCGTGGCAAAATACAGAAAGGTGTTAAATATACTGCCGTCCAATAAACGCAAACAACTATAG
- the lptB gene encoding LPS export ABC transporter ATP-binding protein gives MSRLVLENLVKTYGGKTVVNQVCLAVEQGRVTGLLGPNGAGKTTTFYMTVGMIRPEKGTVHLDGEDITQYPMYIRARKGIGYLPQETSIFKKLTVRENITAILEVIDKEVTNINQKADSLMEELGIHGLADQKAASLSGGERRRLEISRVLATDPLFILLDEPFAGIDPLAVIDIQQIIAQLTDKGIGILISDHNVRETLGVCDTAYIMSQGVVMESGPPEKIISSKVAKRIYLGDNFRL, from the coding sequence ATGAGCCGACTGGTACTTGAAAATCTTGTAAAAACCTACGGCGGCAAAACCGTGGTGAATCAGGTCTGCCTGGCAGTGGAACAGGGCCGGGTGACAGGTCTTTTGGGCCCAAACGGTGCCGGCAAGACCACAACCTTTTACATGACCGTCGGCATGATCCGGCCGGAAAAAGGCACGGTTCATCTTGACGGAGAGGATATAACCCAGTACCCCATGTATATAAGGGCCAGAAAAGGCATTGGTTATCTGCCCCAGGAGACATCTATATTTAAAAAACTGACGGTTAGAGAAAATATAACGGCCATTCTGGAGGTGATTGACAAAGAAGTTACAAATATCAATCAGAAAGCCGACAGCCTGATGGAAGAACTTGGGATACATGGGTTAGCTGATCAAAAGGCGGCATCCCTGTCCGGTGGAGAGCGGCGTCGCCTGGAGATCTCAAGGGTGCTTGCCACAGACCCTTTATTTATCCTGCTGGACGAACCCTTTGCCGGCATTGATCCCTTAGCTGTCATTGACATCCAGCAGATCATCGCCCAACTGACGGACAAAGGCATCGGGATATTGATATCCGACCATAATGTCAGAGAAACCTTAGGCGTATGCGACACCGCGTACATCATGAGCCAGGGCGTGGTGATGGAATCAGGTCCGCCGGAAAAAATTATTTCAAGCAAAGTAGCCAAACGAATTTACCTGGGAGACAACTTTAGACTTTAA